One genomic window of Sodaliphilus pleomorphus includes the following:
- the rsfS gene encoding ribosome silencing factor — MTENETLVQAIIEGIQEKKGHDIVHVDMNQIETAATGDFVICTGNSTMQVDAVADSVRDYVEKKLGTRPFNYDGYQNSQWIVIDYGTVYVHVFLPDFRVRYNLEELWADAKLTRVPDLD; from the coding sequence ATGACTGAAAACGAAACATTAGTACAAGCGATTATCGAGGGCATCCAGGAGAAGAAGGGCCACGATATCGTGCACGTCGACATGAACCAGATTGAGACGGCAGCCACAGGCGACTTTGTGATATGCACAGGCAACAGCACCATGCAGGTCGATGCCGTGGCCGACAGCGTGCGCGACTATGTGGAGAAGAAACTGGGCACCCGCCCGTTCAACTACGACGGCTACCAGAACTCGCAGTGGATCGTGATCGACTACGGCACGGTCTATGTGCACGTGTTCCTGCCCGACTTCCGCGTGCGCTACAATCTCGAGGAGTTGTGGGCCGACGCCAAGCTCACCCGCGTGCCCGATCTCGACTAA
- a CDS encoding glycosyltransferase family 32 protein: MIPKVIHYCWFGGNPLPESARQCIASWRKYMPGYEIKEWNESNFDVASIAYTREAYRLKKYAFVSDYARFCILYREGGLYFDTDVELIAPLHDIVERGPFMGCEARQDGHDAGGSCIVAPGLGLGAPAGLELYGHIIDWYRSHHFVTWDGKFTGTVVDVVSNLLASLPARQLENGLRQVGDIFIYPPEYFCPKNYFTGELHITPATRSIHHYAATWVDHRTLWQRLVKRVNFIRARYRL; this comes from the coding sequence ATGATACCCAAAGTGATACATTATTGCTGGTTTGGCGGCAATCCCCTGCCCGAGAGCGCCCGGCAGTGCATCGCCTCGTGGCGCAAGTACATGCCCGGCTATGAGATAAAGGAGTGGAACGAGTCAAACTTCGACGTGGCCAGCATTGCCTACACCCGCGAGGCCTATCGCCTCAAGAAATACGCCTTTGTGAGCGACTACGCCCGCTTCTGCATCCTGTATCGCGAGGGTGGCCTCTACTTCGATACCGACGTCGAGCTCATCGCCCCGCTTCACGACATCGTCGAGCGCGGCCCCTTCATGGGCTGCGAGGCCCGGCAAGACGGGCATGACGCCGGCGGCAGCTGCATTGTGGCCCCCGGCCTGGGCTTGGGCGCGCCTGCTGGCCTTGAGCTCTACGGGCACATCATCGACTGGTACCGCAGTCACCACTTCGTCACCTGGGACGGCAAGTTCACCGGCACGGTGGTCGACGTGGTGAGCAACTTGCTTGCCAGCCTGCCGGCCCGCCAGCTCGAGAACGGACTGCGCCAGGTGGGCGACATCTTCATCTACCCGCCCGAGTACTTCTGCCCCAAGAATTATTTCACGGGCGAGCTGCACATCACCCCGGCCACTCGCTCGATTCATCACTATGCGGCCACCTGGGTCGACCATCGCACCCTGTGGCAGCGTCTGGTCAAGCGCGTCAACTTCATCAGAGCACGCTACCGCCTGTGA
- a CDS encoding aminoacyl-histidine dipeptidase — MTVKDLKPTNVWSIFDEITKVPRPSGKLDKIRQWLVDFAKEHNFEHKIDAVGNVAMFRPAAPGYENAKKVVLQGHMDMVAEKVPTSHHNFETDPIETVVDGEWVRANGTTLGADDGMGLALALAALLDDDIKCGPLEVLATVDEETGLTGAINIKSDMLQGDYLLNLDSEDDGIITIGCAGGLESLVYFDYTPEAAPADLVYFKLNITKMHGGHSGSDIDKGYACATKQIARLLYRLEQKFDFRLARVDAGNLHNAIAREAVAIVGVKPDDKEKLSVELNAYIADVKNEYKATEPHMEVLCESVEKPATVIDADTARRIISAAYVAQHGIYSMDHDIKELVETSTNFASIKTLEAEKTIYIEHFSRSSVESRKYELAGQIEALYKLAGARKVDYTGGYQGWQPNVNSKLLADAVAQWEKLYGVKPIVNAIHAGLECGLFLQQAPHMEMISYGPTLENVHSPQERCHIPAVQKAWDFTVALLQAIACEK, encoded by the coding sequence ATGACAGTAAAAGACTTGAAACCAACCAACGTGTGGAGTATTTTCGACGAGATTACCAAGGTGCCGCGCCCGTCGGGCAAGCTCGACAAGATACGCCAGTGGCTCGTGGATTTCGCCAAGGAGCACAACTTCGAGCACAAGATCGACGCCGTGGGCAATGTGGCCATGTTCCGCCCGGCTGCTCCAGGCTACGAGAATGCCAAGAAGGTGGTGCTGCAAGGCCACATGGACATGGTGGCCGAGAAAGTGCCCACCTCACACCATAACTTTGAGACCGACCCCATCGAGACTGTGGTCGACGGCGAGTGGGTGCGCGCCAACGGCACCACGCTGGGCGCCGACGACGGCATGGGCCTGGCTCTGGCCCTGGCTGCCTTGCTCGACGACGACATCAAGTGCGGCCCGCTCGAGGTGCTCGCCACCGTCGATGAGGAGACCGGCCTCACCGGTGCCATCAACATCAAGAGCGACATGCTGCAAGGCGACTACCTGCTCAACCTCGACAGCGAGGACGACGGCATCATCACCATCGGGTGCGCCGGCGGTCTGGAGTCGCTCGTCTACTTCGACTACACCCCCGAGGCTGCTCCTGCCGACCTCGTCTACTTCAAGCTCAATATCACCAAGATGCACGGCGGCCACTCGGGCAGCGACATCGACAAGGGCTATGCCTGCGCCACCAAGCAAATCGCACGCCTGCTCTACCGCCTGGAGCAGAAGTTTGACTTCAGGCTCGCCCGTGTCGACGCCGGCAACCTGCACAATGCCATCGCCCGCGAGGCCGTGGCCATCGTGGGTGTGAAGCCCGACGACAAGGAGAAACTCTCGGTCGAGCTCAATGCCTATATTGCCGACGTGAAAAACGAGTACAAGGCTACCGAGCCCCACATGGAGGTGCTGTGCGAGAGCGTGGAGAAGCCTGCTACCGTGATCGACGCCGACACGGCCCGCCGCATCATCAGCGCCGCCTATGTGGCCCAGCACGGCATCTACTCGATGGACCACGACATCAAGGAACTCGTGGAAACGTCGACCAACTTTGCCAGCATCAAGACGCTCGAAGCCGAGAAGACCATCTACATCGAGCACTTCTCGCGCTCGTCGGTCGAGAGCCGCAAGTATGAGCTCGCCGGCCAAATCGAGGCCCTCTACAAGCTTGCCGGCGCCCGCAAGGTGGACTATACCGGCGGCTACCAGGGCTGGCAGCCCAACGTGAACAGCAAGCTCCTGGCCGATGCCGTGGCACAGTGGGAGAAGCTCTACGGCGTGAAGCCCATCGTCAACGCCATCCACGCCGGCCTCGAGTGCGGCTTGTTCCTGCAGCAGGCTCCCCACATGGAGATGATATCCTACGGGCCCACGCTCGAAAACGTGCACTCGCCACAAGAGCGCTGCCACATTCCCGCCGTGCAGAAGGCCTGGGACTTCACCGTGGCTCTGCTCCAGGCCATTGCCTGCGAGAAGTAA
- a CDS encoding OmpA family protein — MKKIILLAAALLGMTAAQAQVADHVYGTKFTDNWSVTLKGGAVSPAQHYAFWKNARGIFGAEIRKQVTPVLGLGVEGEWTINTSSWNKAITPVWGLHSATMIDHQLVGAFAAFNLSNLFGGYKGAPRTLEFEAVAGAGWLHGYKTANSADMNSWYTKYGVNINWNLGESKAWTISLKPSIFWDMNNVNQYNAAQNGYSSTIAHDLQAGKSNRQQTRYNINNAAVELEAGVTYHFGNSNGQHYFTLCPYKYTQADIDQLNGQINNLRNQLSQAQSDLANCNARADQLARDLAACKAQKPQVIETKDNKESLESSVFFKIGKWDITRDQMPNVERIANYMKRNSAATVVVKGYASKDGPEAVNLKLAKNRAAAVKDCLVNKYKINAKRIDAAGNGISEMFSEPEWNRVSICTIDKNLGK; from the coding sequence ATGAAAAAGATTATTCTGTTAGCAGCCGCATTACTCGGCATGACTGCTGCCCAGGCACAGGTCGCCGACCATGTGTATGGTACTAAGTTTACCGACAATTGGTCGGTAACACTTAAGGGTGGAGCAGTTTCTCCAGCACAACACTACGCTTTCTGGAAGAACGCACGTGGCATCTTCGGTGCCGAAATTCGCAAGCAAGTCACTCCAGTGCTGGGTTTAGGCGTTGAGGGCGAGTGGACCATCAATACCTCGAGCTGGAACAAGGCCATCACTCCTGTGTGGGGTCTTCACAGCGCTACAATGATCGACCACCAGCTGGTGGGTGCATTTGCAGCCTTCAACCTGTCGAACCTCTTCGGTGGTTACAAGGGCGCTCCCCGCACTCTTGAGTTTGAAGCAGTGGCTGGTGCAGGCTGGCTGCACGGCTACAAGACCGCCAACTCGGCCGACATGAACTCGTGGTACACCAAATATGGTGTGAACATCAACTGGAACCTGGGCGAGAGCAAGGCTTGGACCATCTCGTTGAAGCCTTCTATCTTCTGGGACATGAACAATGTGAACCAGTACAATGCAGCCCAGAACGGCTACAGCAGCACTATCGCTCACGACCTGCAGGCCGGCAAGAGCAACCGTCAGCAGACGCGTTACAACATCAACAACGCAGCTGTTGAGCTCGAGGCTGGTGTTACCTATCACTTCGGCAACAGCAACGGTCAGCACTACTTCACACTGTGCCCCTACAAGTACACTCAGGCCGACATCGACCAGCTCAACGGCCAAATCAACAACCTGCGCAACCAGCTGAGCCAGGCTCAAAGCGACCTTGCCAACTGCAACGCCCGCGCCGACCAGCTCGCTCGCGACCTGGCTGCCTGCAAGGCTCAGAAGCCTCAGGTGATCGAGACCAAGGACAACAAGGAGTCGCTCGAGAGCAGCGTGTTCTTCAAGATTGGCAAGTGGGACATCACTAGGGACCAAATGCCTAACGTGGAGCGCATCGCCAACTACATGAAGCGCAACAGCGCAGCCACAGTGGTTGTGAAGGGTTATGCTTCTAAGGACGGCCCAGAGGCTGTGAACCTGAAACTGGCTAAGAACCGTGCAGCCGCCGTTAAGGACTGCCTGGTCAACAAGTACAAAATCAACGCCAAGCGCATCGACGCTGCTGGCAACGGCATCAGCGAGATGTTCAGCGAGCCCGAGTGGAACCGCGTTTCGATCTGCACTATCGACAAGAACCTGGGCAAGTAA
- a CDS encoding OmpH family outer membrane protein, with protein sequence MNFSRKMTKFVMMAALMLAAVSCNQKQPQAKPALPKQANESMVIRYIDPDSITKNYNLAKDFKELTITMQNNLDAAQKVQQQNLQNLESEFQAKEKKNVYATDQAQAQADQARYQKAVNDAQSKLAEMRSKMEKTLQENSQQLQDSIDNYVKIYAKQKGYDMILSKASTFYIDPKYDVTDEVVKGLNQRYTKVAKKK encoded by the coding sequence ATGAACTTTTCAAGAAAGATGACAAAGTTTGTCATGATGGCAGCCCTCATGCTGGCCGCTGTGTCGTGCAACCAAAAGCAGCCACAAGCCAAGCCCGCGCTGCCCAAGCAAGCCAACGAGTCGATGGTGATACGCTACATCGACCCCGACTCGATAACAAAGAACTATAACCTGGCCAAGGACTTCAAGGAGCTCACCATCACAATGCAAAACAATCTCGATGCCGCACAGAAGGTGCAGCAGCAAAACTTGCAGAACCTCGAGAGCGAGTTCCAGGCCAAGGAAAAGAAAAACGTATATGCCACCGACCAGGCCCAGGCCCAAGCCGACCAGGCCCGCTACCAGAAGGCCGTGAACGACGCGCAGAGCAAGCTGGCCGAGATGAGGAGCAAGATGGAAAAGACGCTGCAGGAAAACAGCCAGCAGCTGCAAGACTCTATCGACAACTATGTGAAAATCTACGCCAAGCAGAAGGGCTACGACATGATTCTCTCCAAGGCTTCGACCTTCTACATCGACCCCAAGTATGACGTGACCGACGAGGTGGTGAAGGGATTGAACCAGCGCTACACCAAGGTGGCCAAGAAGAAATAA
- the ftsH gene encoding ATP-dependent zinc metalloprotease FtsH codes for MAGIFNNNNNSNNNNDGKTRGKGFGFSIYWLYALILAMLVGYWFFDADVQTKQVPWTDFENLVQTKGKGVTKIVVHNGKNQVEAFLTPELAKQVYPDSRPQQGVQSSVTAGIASSDKMDDYVNKWRKAGQFNGKVEYTSDSDYTSMLLGALPFVLLVVFWIWMMRSMGGRGGGGVFSVGRSRAKLHVKDKDKSKEITFADVAGMEKEKKEVSEIVEFLKNPKQYTDLGGTIPKGILLVGPPGTGKTLLAKAVAGEAQVPFFSMAGSDFVEMFVGVGASRVRDMFREAKEKAPCIVFIDEIDAIGRARSRKNDFAANDERENTLNQLLTEMDGFGNNSGVIVLAATNRADVLDKALLRAGRFDRQIYIGNPSLEDRAAIFKVHLKNVKIDGSVDLDRLARMTSGLSGADIANICNEATLLAARAKKKAVQQPDFYEAIDRVTRQLDKPTRMTDTVTFADVAGMEKPKKEVGEIIAFLRNPKMFTRLGGKIPRGVLLVGPPGSGKTLLAKAVAGEANVPFFSTSAAEFQGEFMGSGVSRVRELFRNAKEKAPCIIFIDEIDAIGSRSNRNGEREITLNQLLAEMDGYGTNSGVIVMGATNRVELIDKALVRPGRFDRKIYVGFPELKDREEIFELYLKRITTASDVDTKELARKASGFSGAEISNVCNDAAVQSAGAGNEHVTQADLLKAIEKVRKGLDYDTKLANTVTFDDIAGVDKPKSKILQIVDFLKRPDFYTRLGGKIPRGVLLSGPTGTGKTMLAKAVANEADVPFITASGPDLANIYGDPIQRLHEIFREAREKSPCVVFIDEIEAIGAKRSEVAADQSRTPALSQLLIEMDGMGNSSGVIVMAACNNQDMLDRSLLRPGRLDRHIYVGQPSQSERLEIFNLYLKHVKLAADVKVDDLAQKTSGFSGADIAKVCNDAALAAATQADDEAVSLKYFDEAITNLRKGLEDKHSEIGTITFADVAGMEEAKQEVTEIVDFLKNPAKYGRLGGKVPKGALLVGPPGTGKTMLARAVAGEAQVPFFSRSGSEFVEKFVGVGASRVRELFNEAKEKAPCVVFIDEIDAVGASRSNEGFNSEHDQTLNQLLTEMDGIDGDAGVIVLAATNREDILDPALLRPGRFDRKVHVNLPELLDREAIFKVHLKKKVVDDKVDVNLLARQTTGMSGAEIANVCNEAAIIAARRNAPAIAMQDFGEAIDKVTMGLENKSMLLTKRDKYETAVHEAGHTTVIWHLQYAQPLVKISIVPRGQALGVNLTMPEDRVSVNKQGFLDEICSFMGGRAAEELFLGTIGAGALNDMQQATRIARNMVLYYGMSEKMPNISYYDPKGQLGSRPYSDERARVVDEEISRIVNEQYQRAKDILSKYAQGHHQVVDELMSKEVIYAADVERIFGKRPWKSRTEELQQVAEERRRQAEAARQQQAEGQQQDAPAAPQDSAPGDDTPLDTPSHSSGDTPPRFNK; via the coding sequence ATGGCTGGAATTTTCAACAACAACAATAATAGCAACAATAACAACGACGGCAAGACACGGGGCAAGGGCTTCGGGTTCAGCATCTACTGGCTCTATGCCTTGATACTTGCCATGCTGGTGGGCTACTGGTTCTTCGACGCCGACGTGCAGACCAAGCAAGTGCCGTGGACCGACTTTGAAAACCTGGTGCAGACCAAGGGCAAGGGCGTGACCAAGATTGTGGTGCACAACGGCAAAAACCAGGTTGAGGCTTTCCTCACCCCCGAGCTGGCCAAGCAAGTCTATCCCGACTCACGGCCGCAGCAAGGTGTGCAGAGCTCGGTGACTGCCGGCATCGCCTCGAGCGACAAGATGGACGACTACGTCAACAAGTGGCGCAAGGCCGGCCAGTTTAACGGCAAGGTCGAGTATACCAGCGACAGCGACTACACGAGCATGCTGCTGGGCGCGCTGCCCTTTGTGCTGCTCGTCGTGTTCTGGATATGGATGATGCGCAGCATGGGCGGCCGTGGCGGCGGCGGTGTGTTCAGCGTGGGCCGCAGTCGTGCCAAGCTCCACGTCAAGGACAAGGACAAGAGCAAGGAAATCACCTTTGCCGACGTGGCCGGCATGGAAAAAGAGAAAAAAGAGGTGTCCGAGATTGTGGAGTTTCTCAAAAACCCTAAGCAGTACACCGACTTGGGCGGCACCATCCCCAAGGGCATCCTGCTGGTGGGCCCTCCAGGCACGGGCAAGACGTTGCTGGCCAAGGCTGTGGCCGGCGAGGCGCAAGTGCCTTTCTTCTCGATGGCCGGCAGCGACTTTGTCGAGATGTTTGTGGGCGTGGGTGCCAGCCGCGTGCGCGACATGTTTCGCGAGGCCAAGGAGAAGGCTCCCTGCATCGTCTTTATCGACGAGATCGACGCCATAGGGCGCGCCCGCAGCCGCAAGAACGACTTTGCCGCCAACGATGAGCGCGAGAACACGCTCAACCAGCTGCTCACCGAGATGGACGGCTTCGGCAACAACAGCGGCGTGATTGTGCTGGCCGCTACCAACCGTGCCGACGTGCTCGACAAGGCCCTGCTGCGTGCTGGCCGCTTCGACCGCCAGATCTACATAGGCAACCCCAGCCTTGAGGACCGTGCAGCCATCTTCAAGGTGCATCTCAAAAATGTGAAAATCGACGGTAGCGTCGACCTCGACCGCCTGGCCCGCATGACCTCGGGCCTGTCGGGGGCCGACATTGCCAATATATGCAACGAGGCCACCCTGCTGGCCGCCCGCGCCAAGAAGAAGGCCGTGCAGCAGCCCGACTTCTACGAGGCCATCGACCGCGTGACGCGGCAGCTCGACAAGCCCACCCGCATGACCGACACCGTGACCTTTGCCGACGTGGCCGGCATGGAGAAACCCAAAAAGGAAGTGGGCGAAATCATCGCCTTCCTGCGCAATCCCAAGATGTTTACCCGCCTGGGCGGCAAGATACCGCGCGGCGTGCTGCTGGTGGGCCCTCCAGGCTCGGGCAAGACGCTGCTGGCCAAGGCCGTTGCCGGCGAGGCCAATGTGCCTTTCTTCTCGACCTCGGCAGCCGAGTTCCAGGGCGAGTTTATGGGCTCGGGCGTGAGCCGCGTGCGCGAGCTCTTCCGCAATGCCAAGGAGAAGGCTCCCTGCATCATCTTCATCGACGAGATCGACGCCATAGGCAGCCGCTCCAACCGCAACGGCGAGCGCGAAATCACGCTCAACCAGCTGCTGGCCGAGATGGACGGCTATGGCACCAACTCGGGCGTGATCGTGATGGGCGCCACCAATCGTGTGGAGCTCATCGACAAGGCTCTGGTGCGCCCTGGCCGCTTCGACCGCAAGATATATGTGGGCTTCCCCGAGCTCAAGGACCGCGAGGAGATTTTTGAGCTCTACCTCAAGCGCATCACCACCGCCAGCGACGTCGATACCAAGGAGCTGGCCCGCAAGGCCTCGGGCTTCAGCGGCGCCGAGATTTCCAACGTGTGCAACGATGCCGCCGTGCAGTCGGCCGGTGCCGGCAACGAACATGTGACCCAGGCCGACCTGCTCAAGGCCATCGAGAAGGTGCGCAAGGGCCTCGACTACGATACCAAGCTGGCCAACACGGTCACCTTCGACGACATTGCCGGTGTCGACAAGCCCAAGAGCAAGATACTGCAGATTGTCGACTTCTTGAAGCGCCCCGACTTCTACACCCGCCTGGGCGGCAAGATACCGCGCGGCGTGCTCCTCTCGGGACCCACCGGCACGGGCAAGACCATGCTGGCCAAGGCCGTGGCCAACGAGGCCGACGTGCCCTTTATCACCGCATCGGGCCCCGACCTGGCCAACATATACGGCGATCCCATACAGCGCCTGCACGAGATATTTCGCGAGGCACGCGAGAAATCGCCCTGTGTGGTCTTCATCGACGAGATCGAGGCCATAGGGGCCAAGCGCAGCGAGGTGGCGGCCGACCAAAGCCGCACGCCAGCCCTGTCGCAGCTGCTCATCGAGATGGACGGCATGGGCAACAGCAGTGGCGTGATTGTGATGGCCGCCTGCAACAACCAGGACATGCTCGACCGCTCGCTGCTGCGACCAGGCCGCCTCGACCGTCACATCTATGTGGGGCAACCCAGCCAGAGCGAGCGCCTCGAGATCTTTAACCTCTATCTCAAGCATGTGAAACTGGCTGCCGATGTCAAGGTCGATGACCTGGCTCAGAAAACATCGGGCTTCAGTGGCGCCGACATTGCCAAGGTGTGCAACGATGCCGCCCTGGCTGCTGCCACTCAGGCCGACGACGAGGCCGTGTCGCTCAAGTATTTTGACGAAGCCATCACCAACCTGCGCAAGGGTCTCGAGGACAAGCACTCCGAGATAGGCACCATCACCTTTGCCGACGTGGCCGGCATGGAGGAGGCCAAGCAGGAAGTGACCGAGATTGTCGACTTCTTGAAAAATCCTGCCAAGTACGGCCGCCTGGGCGGCAAGGTGCCCAAGGGCGCTCTGCTCGTGGGTCCTCCAGGCACGGGCAAGACCATGCTGGCCCGTGCAGTGGCCGGCGAGGCCCAGGTGCCCTTCTTCTCCCGCTCGGGTTCCGAGTTTGTCGAGAAATTTGTAGGCGTGGGTGCCAGCCGTGTGCGTGAGCTCTTCAACGAGGCCAAGGAGAAGGCCCCCTGTGTGGTCTTCATCGACGAGATCGACGCTGTGGGCGCCAGCCGCAGCAACGAGGGCTTCAACAGCGAGCACGACCAGACGCTTAACCAGCTGCTCACCGAGATGGACGGCATCGACGGCGATGCCGGCGTGATTGTGCTGGCCGCCACCAACCGCGAGGACATTCTCGACCCGGCCCTGCTGCGCCCTGGCCGCTTCGACCGCAAGGTGCACGTGAACTTGCCCGAGCTGCTCGACCGCGAGGCCATATTCAAGGTACACTTGAAGAAGAAAGTCGTCGACGACAAGGTCGACGTCAACCTGCTGGCCCGCCAAACTACCGGCATGAGCGGCGCCGAGATAGCCAACGTGTGCAACGAGGCTGCCATCATCGCCGCCCGCCGCAATGCGCCGGCCATTGCCATGCAAGACTTTGGCGAGGCCATCGACAAGGTGACCATGGGCTTGGAAAACAAGTCGATGCTGCTCACCAAGCGCGACAAGTATGAGACTGCCGTGCACGAGGCAGGACACACCACCGTGATATGGCACTTGCAATATGCCCAGCCGCTGGTCAAGATCTCAATTGTGCCCCGCGGCCAGGCTCTGGGCGTGAATCTCACCATGCCCGAAGACCGCGTGAGTGTGAACAAGCAGGGCTTCCTCGACGAGATATGCTCCTTCATGGGCGGCCGTGCTGCCGAGGAGCTCTTCCTGGGCACCATAGGCGCCGGGGCGCTCAACGACATGCAGCAGGCTACACGCATAGCCCGAAACATGGTGCTCTACTACGGCATGAGCGAGAAGATGCCCAACATCTCCTACTACGACCCCAAGGGCCAGTTGGGATCGCGTCCCTACAGCGACGAGCGTGCCCGCGTGGTCGACGAGGAAATATCGCGCATCGTCAACGAGCAGTATCAGCGTGCCAAGGACATTCTCTCCAAGTATGCCCAGGGACATCACCAGGTGGTCGACGAGCTCATGAGCAAGGAAGTGATCTATGCTGCCGACGTGGAGCGCATCTTCGGCAAGCGGCCGTGGAAGAGCCGCACCGAGGAGTTGCAGCAAGTGGCCGAGGAACGGCGACGCCAGGCCGAGGCAGCCAGGCAGCAGCAGGCCGAAGGGCAACAGCAAGATGCCCCTGCGGCCCCGCAAGACTCAGCCCCTGGCGACGACACGCCCCTCGACACCCCCTCGCACAGCAGCGGCGACACTCCTCCTCGCTTCAACAAGTGA
- the hflX gene encoding GTPase HflX, with protein sequence MGLLDDKKRVNELEQERAVLVGLITPTQNEAKAREYLDELAFLADTAGAVTEKRFLQRCEAPNSTSFVGKGKLAEIASYVHEHEVGLVIFDDDLTPKQMAHIEKETGVKVLDRTTLILDIFARRAQTANAKMQVELAQYQYLLPRLTGMWTHLERQRGGIGMRGPGEEQIETDRRIVKTKISLLKQKLAAWDKQKVIQRKNRGKLTRIALVGYTNVGKSTLMNVLSKSDVFAENKLFATLDTTVRKVVIQNLPFLLTDTVGFIRKLPTHLVESFKTTLDEVRDADVLVHVVDISHPQFEEQIEVVNKTLQEVCDAGNKEMIMVFNKIDQFSYVPKDADDLTPRQRENIPLDELKSTWMARMGDNCVFISAKKRENIDELKHLLYNKAKAIHMQRFPYNDFLYNTYDDLDDPQAE encoded by the coding sequence ATGGGATTACTTGACGATAAAAAACGTGTAAACGAGCTCGAGCAGGAGCGTGCTGTGCTGGTGGGCCTCATCACCCCCACGCAAAACGAAGCCAAGGCCCGCGAGTATCTCGACGAGCTGGCCTTCCTGGCCGACACCGCCGGCGCTGTGACCGAAAAGCGCTTCTTGCAGCGCTGCGAGGCGCCCAACAGCACCTCGTTTGTGGGCAAGGGCAAGCTGGCCGAGATAGCCAGCTATGTACACGAGCACGAAGTGGGGCTGGTCATCTTCGACGACGACCTCACGCCCAAGCAGATGGCCCACATCGAGAAGGAAACGGGCGTGAAGGTGCTCGACCGCACCACCCTGATACTCGACATCTTTGCCCGGCGCGCCCAGACGGCCAATGCCAAGATGCAAGTGGAGCTGGCACAGTACCAGTACTTGCTGCCCCGCCTCACCGGCATGTGGACCCACCTCGAGCGCCAGCGCGGCGGTATAGGCATGCGCGGCCCTGGCGAGGAGCAAATCGAGACCGACCGCCGCATCGTGAAAACCAAGATATCGCTGCTCAAGCAGAAGCTGGCAGCCTGGGACAAGCAGAAGGTGATACAGCGCAAAAACCGCGGCAAGCTCACCCGCATCGCCCTTGTGGGCTACACCAATGTGGGCAAGTCGACCCTCATGAACGTGCTCTCCAAGAGCGACGTCTTTGCCGAGAACAAACTCTTTGCCACGCTCGACACCACCGTGCGCAAGGTCGTGATCCAGAACCTGCCCTTCCTGCTCACCGACACGGTGGGCTTCATACGCAAGCTGCCCACTCACCTGGTCGAGTCGTTCAAGACCACACTCGACGAGGTGCGCGATGCCGACGTGCTGGTGCACGTGGTCGACATCTCGCACCCGCAATTTGAAGAGCAAATCGAGGTGGTCAACAAGACGCTGCAAGAGGTGTGCGATGCAGGCAACAAGGAGATGATCATGGTGTTCAACAAAATCGACCAGTTCTCCTATGTGCCCAAAGACGCCGACGACCTCACCCCGCGCCAGCGCGAGAATATACCGCTCGACGAGCTCAAGTCGACCTGGATGGCACGCATGGGCGACAACTGCGTCTTCATCTCGGCCAAGAAACGCGAGAACATCGATGAGCTCAAGCACCTGCTCTACAACAAGGCCAAGGCCATACACATGCAGCGCTTCCCCTACAACGATTTCCTGTACAACACCTACGACGACCTCGACGACCCGCAAGCCGAGTAG